The following are from one region of the Methanobacterium veterum genome:
- the guaA gene encoding glutamine-hydrolyzing GMP synthase, producing the protein MLDPSDFIKESIEGIKKQIGDEKAIIALSGGVDSSVASVLVSEAIGDNLLAVFVDHGLLREGEAEYVKETFEPRLNFDCIDASEEFLKELEGVEDPEEKRKIIGEVFIRVFEREAEKEGAKFLVQGTIAPDWIESEGKIKSHHNVALPHGLVLELVEPIRELYKDEVRVVGSEMGLPDEIVNRQPFPGPGLAVRVVGKLTPEKIEICRKANAIVEEEVKKEGLDESLWQYFAVLTDTKVTGVKGDIRDFGYLVVLRMVESWDAMTANVPELPWGMIRTISARITAEVSEVTHVALSVSDKPPSTIEFA; encoded by the coding sequence ATGCTTGATCCATCTGATTTTATAAAGGAATCAATTGAAGGAATTAAAAAACAAATAGGAGACGAAAAAGCAATAATAGCTCTCTCTGGAGGGGTAGATAGTTCTGTTGCATCAGTATTAGTCTCTGAAGCTATAGGGGATAACCTCCTGGCAGTGTTTGTTGACCACGGTCTTTTACGTGAAGGGGAGGCCGAATACGTTAAAGAAACATTTGAACCAAGACTCAACTTTGACTGCATTGATGCAAGTGAAGAATTTTTAAAGGAACTTGAGGGAGTAGAAGACCCTGAGGAAAAACGTAAAATTATAGGTGAAGTTTTTATAAGGGTCTTTGAAAGAGAAGCAGAAAAAGAAGGTGCTAAATTTTTAGTACAAGGTACAATTGCACCGGATTGGATTGAAAGTGAAGGAAAAATTAAATCCCACCACAATGTAGCTTTACCTCATGGACTAGTTTTAGAACTGGTAGAACCTATAAGAGAACTTTACAAAGATGAAGTGAGAGTTGTAGGAAGTGAAATGGGCCTTCCGGATGAAATAGTCAACAGGCAGCCATTCCCTGGTCCGGGACTTGCAGTCCGTGTTGTTGGAAAATTAACTCCTGAGAAGATAGAAATCTGCAGAAAGGCTAATGCTATCGTGGAAGAAGAAGTTAAAAAAGAAGGACTTGACGAATCGCTCTGGCAGTACTTCGCAGTTTTAACTGATACTAAGGTTACAGGGGTTAAAGGGGATATAAGGGACTTTGGATACCTTGTAGTTTTGAGAATGGTTGAATCGTGGGATGCAATGACAGCTAATGTGCCTGAACTCCCATGGGGAATGATAAGAACAATTTCAGCACGGATTACAGCTGAGGTTTCCGAAGTAACTCATGTAGCTCTTTCAGTCAGTGATAAACCACCTAGCACTATTGAGTTTGCATAA
- a CDS encoding ketopantoate reductase family protein: MKYDNEIKRICIYGTGGVGGFFGGKMANESEIFKELEIYFIARGDHLHKIQERGLILNTVQEKEIICKPTDALKNYNEIPAPDLVLICVKGYDLDAAVDKISGNIKDDTIIIPLLNGVDIYNRIRKKLQAGIILPACVYVGTYIEKPGVVTQTGGEGKIIMGKDPNYPLFVPNSIIDLFNNLNIDHEWVGDSFPAIWEKYIFIAPFGLVSAAYDKSLGELMANSKLREQVQKIMEEIVSIAVFEGVKLKETIIEESLEKANNFPYETTTSYHKDIEKGKKNEGDLFGGTIIRLGKKYNIPTPVTEKLDAIIQNKLEEI; encoded by the coding sequence ATGAAATATGATAATGAAATAAAAAGAATATGCATTTATGGAACTGGGGGCGTAGGGGGCTTTTTTGGCGGCAAAATGGCCAATGAAAGTGAAATTTTCAAGGAACTAGAAATATACTTCATAGCACGTGGAGATCACTTGCACAAAATTCAAGAAAGGGGATTAATCCTAAATACAGTTCAGGAGAAGGAGATAATCTGTAAACCAACAGATGCATTAAAAAATTACAATGAAATACCAGCTCCAGATTTAGTCCTAATCTGCGTAAAAGGTTATGATCTGGATGCAGCAGTCGATAAAATTTCAGGCAATATAAAAGATGACACAATCATTATTCCTTTGTTGAATGGTGTAGATATTTACAATAGAATTCGAAAAAAGCTACAAGCAGGGATAATATTACCTGCATGTGTATATGTTGGAACTTACATTGAAAAACCAGGAGTTGTAACTCAAACTGGGGGAGAGGGCAAAATAATCATGGGTAAAGATCCAAATTATCCATTATTTGTACCCAATTCTATTATAGATCTATTTAACAATCTAAATATTGATCATGAGTGGGTTGGAGATTCTTTCCCTGCTATCTGGGAGAAATATATTTTCATTGCTCCATTTGGGCTTGTTTCTGCCGCATATGATAAGAGTTTAGGTGAACTAATGGCCAATTCAAAACTAAGGGAGCAAGTTCAAAAAATAATGGAAGAAATTGTTTCAATTGCTGTCTTTGAAGGAGTAAAACTAAAAGAAACCATAATTGAAGAATCTCTTGAAAAAGCTAATAATTTCCCCTATGAAACAACCACTTCATATCATAAAGATATTGAAAAAGGCAAAAAGAATGAAGGTGATTTATTTGGTGGAACAATAATAAGATTAGGAAAAAAATACAACATCCCTACGCCAGTTACTGAAAAATTAGATGCAATAATTCAAAATAAATTAGAAGAAATCTAA
- a CDS encoding GNAT family N-acetyltransferase has product MSIKTAVKDHFSYSPISRHLKNHFDYLHGFSGMKLVYQDETLLMRKFTVQDADKCAKLFKEVFSEYPWYDNWVSLEQARTYLIELIENPVFEGYVAYSGLKLVAVCFGHRRSWWMGKELFIDEFYVRNESQGNGIGTRMMGYIKKQLIEEDYTRLVLLTNNGIPAEEFYIKNGFYNNQDRTVMVKDL; this is encoded by the coding sequence ATGTCCATAAAAACAGCGGTTAAAGATCATTTTTCATATAGTCCAATTTCAAGGCACCTTAAGAATCATTTTGATTATTTGCACGGATTTAGCGGTATGAAATTAGTTTATCAAGATGAAACTCTTTTAATGAGAAAATTCACAGTTCAAGATGCGGATAAATGTGCTAAACTGTTTAAGGAAGTGTTTTCAGAGTATCCCTGGTACGATAACTGGGTATCTTTGGAGCAGGCAAGAACCTATTTAATAGAATTAATCGAAAACCCTGTTTTTGAGGGATATGTTGCATATAGTGGATTAAAGTTGGTAGCAGTTTGCTTTGGTCATAGGAGATCATGGTGGATGGGAAAAGAACTGTTCATTGATGAGTTTTATGTGAGAAATGAAAGCCAGGGAAATGGAATTGGAACCCGAATGATGGGTTATATAAAAAAACAGCTTATTGAAGAAGATTATACTCGTTTGGTTTTGTTAACCAATAATGGAATACCTGCTGAAGAATTTTATATCAAAAATGGGTTTTACAATAATCAGGACAGGACAGTTATGGTTAAAGATCTTTAA
- a CDS encoding MarR family winged helix-turn-helix transcriptional regulator, with protein MKPDEITHETIFQLMIQFLRITKKFNELEKMSIDVGIGEKLYPSEFHVIVAVGSGYENTVTGLSKRLEITKGAVSQVVNKLQDKGFINKERNKDYGKEIILSLTEKGQNAFKVQDDFHKKMEYEFINHLEMFTPEQIDSFLQILPRIEEYIDTFLKNKK; from the coding sequence ATGAAACCAGACGAAATTACTCATGAAACTATATTCCAGTTAATGATTCAATTCCTGAGAATCACAAAGAAGTTCAATGAACTGGAAAAGATGTCTATTGATGTAGGAATTGGGGAAAAACTTTATCCTTCTGAGTTTCATGTTATAGTAGCTGTTGGAAGCGGCTATGAAAATACTGTTACAGGACTAAGTAAAAGACTTGAAATTACAAAGGGCGCTGTTTCGCAGGTTGTAAATAAACTTCAAGATAAAGGTTTCATAAATAAGGAACGAAATAAGGATTATGGGAAAGAAATTATCTTATCTTTAACTGAAAAAGGGCAAAATGCCTTTAAAGTTCAGGATGATTTCCATAAAAAGATGGAATATGAGTTTATAAACCATTTAGAAATGTTTACTCCTGAACAAATTGACTCTTTTCTCCAGATTTTACCTAGAATTGAAGAATATATCGATACCTTTTTAAAGAATAAAAAATAA